From the Candidatus Methanosuratincola sp. genome, the window TTGATCATGTTGCAGGATTCATTCTTCATGAATACAGCGATAATTGATCTTAGCGGAGACGGTTTAAGAAGGCTGGAGTCCGCGCTGGAAGAGTTCTGCTCGGTGAGACTGAATGGGGAGTGCAAGGTAATAAGAAAGTTCGAGGTCAAGAGTTTTCTTAAATCCCTCAATCTAAATGAGGACTACTATTACGTTGGCATTCTTTCAAAGTTCAAGGACTTTAATGCATATATCATGATGATAATGGACACAGCAAGCGCCGACGAATTCATAAGCAGGATGACTGGGAAGCACTTGTATTTGCTGGACGAATTTAACGAGTCGGCACTGCAGGAGCTGGCGAACGTTACTGTGGGCATCTTGTCCTCCCAGCTATCAAAGGGATTAGGGAGGAGAGTGGACTATAGTATTCCCACGACGGCGGTAGATTTTCCGTCTGCCCTTCTAGACTTGCTTTTAGCCGAGATCTCCGAAAGCGAGTCGACTAAATGCATTGAGATCAGTTTCACGAGCAATTCATTGCCGATATTTACGAAGATGCTGGTGTTCGGAGACAGTTAGTAGGGGGATGCAATATAACCATCAAGCTCCGGATCGTGGACAGAATCAACAATTACACTGCTGGAGCCAACCTCATTGGGATAGGGGAGGGTGGATTTGTTCGGGGAAAACGAATAGCGACACTTGCCCTTGGCTCTTGTGTGGCAGTCATACTGTACGATCCAGAGGAGAACCTCGGGGGAATAGTCCATGCAATGCTGCCTTGCCCCAAAGGTATGGTCTCGTCTCCAATGAAGTACGTTGACATGGGCGTCTGCACGCTGATTGATGAAATGATTCTTTCAGGCGCTGACCAAAAGAGGTTAGTTGCCGCTCTCATCGGGGGAGGAACGATCTTTAATTTCGGAGGGGAGCTTGCAATTGGTAAGAAGAACGTTGAGGCCGCGAAGTCGGTGCTAAGATTAAAGTGCATCCCGATCGTAGTCGAGGAGACTGGAGGTAGGCGGGGTAGGAGCGTGGTCTTTGACGCATCCAGCGGCGAGGCCTTTGTTGCAGTCTCAAACCCGCCCCTCTTGGTCGGCTATGAACTTTTAGGCGAAGTCAAAGGATCGACAAGATAGTCACAGGTATTCGCCGGAGAATTCGTATGCAGCCGCCCGTTTCTGACGATGACCTTAAGAGAATCATGACGTTGATTAAAGATAGAGGCTTTTCAGTCGACGCATACAAGCCAGATTTCCTCAAGAGGCGAATATACGCCAGGATGATATCGACCAGGTCTCCAGCAGCTAGTGACTACCTCTTGTTTTTAAAGAAGAATGCTGATGAAGCCGTAACCCTTCTCGACAACTGCTCCATCAACGTCTCTGAATTCTTTAGGGATCCGCCGGTGTGGACCAAGGTCACTGAACTGATAGCTGAGAAGGTAAGGGAGAAGACAGGTGCGGGTAACCGCTGCTCAATCCGTATCTGGAGTGCAGCATGCTCCTGCGGCGAGGAGCCGTACACCATAGCGATGGCGGTCAAAGAGGCGAGCCGGAGGATGCCCTTCATCACAATAGACGCAAGAATCCACGCCACGGATGTGGATAAGGACGCAATAAAGAAGGGAGTTGAGGGTAGATATAGGGAGTGCTCGGTAAAGAGCATTCCTGCCGAACTGAGAGAGAGGTATTTGAAACGTGAAGGGGACTTTTACTCCGTAGTCGAACCGCTTAGACAGATGGTAAAATTCAGGGAACACAACATAATAGAGGATCCGCCTTTGATGTATTTCGATTTTATCTTCTGCAGGAACCTCCTGATCTACTTCTCTTTGAATGCCCAGAAGCGGGTCATAGAAAATTTTTGTACGTCACTCTTCAAGGGCGGATTCCTTGTGCTTGGCATGAACGAGGCGGTCCCGACAGGTATAAGCTGCTTAAAGCCCCTTGACACGAAGAGCAGGATCTACGTGAAAGTTTAGGTGCAGACTGTGTAACGGTGCTGCGTCTAGTATGGGAATGAAGGTCTCATTGTTCTTATTGAGGTGATGTTAAAGAGCCATCTGCTCCGCACCTTATACCGGACAGAAGAACCTGCAAGTCAGTCGTCGGCCCGACCTTCGACACAGGATAGGAAAAATAGTATTCAATTCTAGGATTTTCGTAGCTGATATTCATAATTTGCATTCCAATATAAGAAAAAAATCGTCTTTTAGTTTATAGATTAATTCATTTTTTTTTAAAATTAGACGCTACGTGATTGTTGTTTAAGCTAGTAAAAAAGTGAGGATTCGGAGTTTGGACGGAAAAAATCAAAGTTTGTGGCGACCTGATTTTAAATTTTCAGAAGGCTGGAAGTCCTGTTTTGGACGAAACCAAAAAACCAAATCAGTGATTGGACACTAACGTGCTAGGTCCGTTAATTACGAAAAACTTGCCCGTGCCGCAGGACCTTCTTCTCAAACCGGTTACACGTATCCCGCTTATTGACGGCCTGAAGGTGACGCGCGGTCGCCTCGCTGGATATGCACCTTCTACGGATCGGCGAGGGCTATCGCCAGGCGATTTCAATGTTAAATACGGTCGCCACTAAACTCCGTGGCAGTGGTCAAAATGGCGAAAAGAATGAATCGGAAAGGTTTGACGGGCATCGAGACTGCAATCATCGTCATTGCATTCGTGATCGCAGCTTCGGTCTTTGCCTTTGCGGTGCTCAACATGGGCCTTCTGACAACCCAAAAGGCGCAGGATGCAATCGTTTCTGGTGTGAGCCAAGCTCAGTCCTCGCTTAAGATAACAAGCGTATACGCGTTTTCGGACTCTGAAGGCTCAGATGCTAAAGTAAAACAGATAGCGATACTGGTGCAGCCATCTGGTACTGCCTCGGTTGATTTCACAGCAGAAAAGATAGCAATATCATACAAGAACGACTTGATGGCGATTCCTGATGTATATGAGGGCAGTGCCGCAAATGTCTTCATAAACAAGACTACTTTTACAAACGCTACATATGATGGGGACTTGGCTAAACTTGCCACCATATCCCAAAATTGCTTGGTAGTCGAAATACAGGGAGACGGAGATATGCTCTTGGAAGCCGGTGAAGTATTTGCAGTATACCTCAACTTAGCCAACGTCGATTCCGATAACGCTCCACTTGGCGTCTACAAACACTTTACGACCGAGATCGTACCGGGCAGCGGTTCAAAGCTGACCTTCACAGGAACGATGCCTGCCAGCATACTCAAAGTGATGGTGCTTACCGGGTCTTAAAAAGCCACCTTTTTTTTATTTTTTCTGTTTTTTATTTTTAGTGCAACGGCTACGGTACCGACTCCATTTTTGTTTGCTCTGCATCAGCCCCATTAAGTCCATTGGTTTTCTAGCGATTCCTGGTCGCCAGGAGTGATTTTACTTAAAGCCTTAGGAATGCCCATGATAATTGGATCTCAGGCATCACAGCATAGGGGGATCTTCTGGATGTCATTGTTAAAGGAAGAGGGCGAAGACATAGGGATGAAGGTGATCCAGCTAGAGGAGAGGGCGAACAAGCTGGAGAACGCTATGGCAGAGATGTCGCAGGAGACGAGGGCAGTCCTCAACGATGTACGTGTTGTCCTTACAGAGCTGGAGAACCCGATGAACTATCTCAAGGGGCTTGGTATCGACGAAGTCATGCTCACTATGGCTGAGAATATCACCGAGAACAAGCTCAAGGAGTTTATGGAGAAGCGTCTTGAGGCGCTCGTAAGGACTGTAGTCGAGGGTAGGCTCAAGGAGACTGTCAACGAGCTCATCGCGAAGTTCATGAACGAGCAGGTCGGCGGGATAATCGAGGGTAAGGTACGGGAGATGAAGGAGAAGGGTATACTGAACGTCCCGATTAATGTGGACGAACTGAAGGCTGCCCTAGACGAACGCCTATCGGAGGCGATCGATCTCGAAGAACTTGGCAAGAAGATTATGAAGGTCATGGAGGAGAAGTTCTCCGACAGTATCCGTAGTAAGATAGAATCAGACCTTAAGGAGGGACTGCTCCGGGAAGTCCTCTCCGAGATCGGTCGAGAAGGCACTTCTGCCGCACCGTCACGGAACCAATCCCGGGAACAGGTCAAGGGAATGCCCCAACAGCCGTTTCAGGCAGCCGGCGGTGTGACGATGGTGGGGGTCACTGCGTGTGCATCCGCACTTGTGAAGATGTTCGGTCGCCGTGGCGCGGAGCGTGTGGTGGACGACAACTACCGCCTCGGCAGAATCTCCGAGGAAACTAGGTCAATACTGATCAGGGCTATGAGCATAATCGCCTCCTCTGAAAGCCCGGACGCGGTCCAGGAGAAGGTAGCAGGAACGGAAGAGCACATGGTGGTCACCTACCTCTTCGAGAAGTTATCCAACGGTGGCACTGATATGGACTTCATAATTGCGATGAATCTCCTCGGTGGAAACGGTCGCAGGGCCTCCGATTAGAAATAGGGGGTTTATGGGCTTGGCCTCGAGTGTCATGACTGAGGGGATCCTGACGATAGCTGTCGTGATAGCCGCGACGGCAGCAGCGGGCATGTTCATACAGAGCAACCTTGTGCTGACCTCGTCTCAGGCGTATGCTTTCCAGGACACTAGGGACGCTATCTCAACATCGATAAGGATAGTCTTCGCAACAAACTCCTCAGAAGACGAGTTCAAGATCTGGGTCAAGAACGTCGGGAGGAACGAGATCTATCCGGGCTCAATCCAGAGGTTCGACCTCTTCTTCGGCAGGAAGGGTGCAGCGACTTACATCCCGTTTAACGGAACCGCGACCGGCTGGGCCTTTCTCATGGTGAACGACGTGGACCTGGACGGGAACCTAGACCCAGGCGAGACACTGGAGATCACGATAAGCGTCCCCTATGCAATCTCAGCCGGCGACTACCAGGTAAAGGTCAGCACCCACAACGGCGTTGCTGACACATTCTACTTCTCCGTTTAGGGGGTAAGGCGATGAGCGGGTTCGGCGGGGTCTTTGCGGCGGTCATGATCAGTATAATATTCGCCTCGGTCGTTACAGTAATGACCAATATCTCAGCCTCCTCGGCACTCCTCTCACACTCCGCCATGCAGCCGATCGAGAGGTCTGAACCCCATATCGAGGGCGGTGAATTTTCAGGCGATGCCTTCTTCGTAAACATCACAATGCTGGGCTCGAAGCCGGTGCGCATATCTGACCTCAGGTATGCTGACCTCTTTGTTGTCTACACCCACGAAGGAGGCAGGATATCGGAGAGGCTCGTCTACGGAGAAGGATGGACAATCTCCTCTGTGATGACTGGCGGGGTCGCAGGGGAGGCCGTTAATCCGATTAACTTGGAAGCTGGTACTGGTCTTTGGGACCCCGGTGAGACGGTCTGCATCACCGTCACACCAACGGTGCCTTTTAGCGGAGGCGTATGGGCAGTTTTATTGGCGCTGCCTGACGGATCGGTATGCAGCAGGAGCTTTGGAGGTTGACCTGATGGCAGATATGCAGAAACAATCGATGGTAAGGCTCGGAACAGGCGAACTAGACCGGCTCATAGGGGGGATACCGATGCCCTCGATGAACCTCATAGAAGGGGAGAATGACACTGGCAAGAGCGTCTTCGCTCAGGACGTCGCTTGGGGTGCCCTTATGTCCGGATTCACAGTCCGCTACATAACGACCGAGATGACGGTCGAGTCCCTCGTCTCCCAGATGGAGAGCCTCTCCTTCAACGCCTCCCCGTTCTTCATCAAGGGGATCTTCAAGATAACCGCCTTCCACGCGAAGGGAATCAATTGGGACGAGAGCATAGCCTCGAATTACCTGACGGTGATGCTCAATTTCATAAAGAAGAAGGGGGACGCCAACGTCGTCATATTCGACTCGCTCACGTATATAGCAACACACTCATCGGAGAAGGATCTCCTCAACTTCCTCTCGGAACTCAGAAACTACGTGGATCAGAGGGGGAGGATAGTCTTCGTAACCATCCACCCGTTTGCCTTCGACTCCAACCTCCTGATCCGGATTCGGTCTATCTGCGACGGTCACATGGTCTTCAAGGTCAAGACCCTTCCCAGCAACGAGACTGCGAGGACCTTGGAGATCCTCAAGCTGAGGGGTGCAGCTAAGGCGACTAACAATCTTTGCACGTTCAAGGTGGAACCGGGGCTAGGCATAAGGGTTCTGCCGTTTACACAGGTGAAGGCATAAGCAGGTCGGGGGAAGGCTAGCATAGGGACGGGTTAAAAGAAAGAATCGTGGTTGGATAGGGGTGAAAAGAGCTGGCTAACGAGGTCTCAGGTGGAGGGGCAGCAGGCCTTAAGGCAGACAACGGTCTCAACTGCTCCCTCGCCGACCTCCTTGGCAACGAGTACGGGGAATATGCGGCGAAGGCACCCCACCTCCACGAGTACGCACACGCTGCCCATAAGGATCCCGCCTTGGCTGGTGTCCAGCTCCAGTTCAAACCCTCGCTCTCGAGGGACCTCCGCCTCCTCAAGAAGTTCAGCATCATATACCCTGCCTCGGATAACATATTTATCCATGTCTTCAAGGGTGTCAGGGACGCCTACGGCAAGTACCGCCCCATAGAGCCGCGGCTGCCACCTGACAAGAAGGATCTCATAGACAGGACAGAGGTATTGCTTGCTTCGATGATAAACGACAAGACTGCCCAGCAGATAGCCGAGAAGAGGGAGGCTATGCTTAAGGAACTCTTTGAGGAGGTCGTTAAGATTGAGGGGTCGCCGATCCCGTCCGGAAAGAAGGGCAGGACACCGTCCCCTATGGTACTTAACAGGGATCTCTACGAGCGACTCAAGTACGAGATAATGACCGATAAGATCGGTATGGGGCCGATCGAACCCCTGATAAAGGACCCGTACATAGAGGATATCTCCTGCGATGGTGTAGGGCCTGTTTTTGTCGAGCACAAGATATTCGGGCCGATGACCACGACAATAGAGTTCAAGACCGTCCAAGATCTCGACACATTCGTGGTCAAGGTCTGTGAGAAGATCGGCAGGCCTGTTAGCCCAAGGAGACCGATAGTTGACGCCTCTCTTCTGGACGGGTCGCGCCTCAACGTCGTCTTCGGGACCGACGTCAGCAGGCGGGGGAGCAACTTCACAATTAGAAAGTTCTCAAAGATACCTCTCAGCATCACCCAGCTGGTCAAATTTGGAACACTCGATGCCAGGATGGCTGCTTATCTGTGGATGATGCTGGAGTCGGGCATGTCCATGTTCATCTGCGGTGAGACTGCCTCTGGGAAGACGACGACCCTCAACGCCATCACAGTCTTCATAAGGCCAAACGCAAAGGTGATCACAATAGAGGACACCCCTGAGGTCTACATCCCACACCCTAACTGGGTCAGCGAGTGCACGAGGAGGGGAGAATCTGAGTCCTCATCTGTTGAGCTATTCGACTTACTAAAGTCCGCTTTGAGGCAGAGGCCGAACTATATCATTGTCGGCGAGATCAGAGGTAGAGAGGGAAACATCGCCTTCCAGGCCATCCAGACCGGGCACCCGGTAATATCCACATTCCATGCAGCATCGATGCAGAAGCTTATCCAGAGGATCACCGGCGACCCGATAAACATCCCAGCTGCCTATGTCGACAACCTGAATGTCGTGCTCTTCCAGAGCAGCGTGAAGAGCCCCAAAACTGGCAAGTTCGAGAGGAGGGTCACCGGTATCTGCGAGATTATCGGTATAGACCCTGTTGAAAAATCCTACAACTTCATCGAGATCTTCTCATGGGACCCGGTTACAGACACGCATACGTTCAGGGGTGTAGGGAACAGTTATCTCCTCGAGTACAAGGTTGCACCTGCAAAGGGCCTCTCGCCTAAGGATGCGAGAAAGATATACAACGAGCTTGAATTGAGAACATACATAATAAAAAAACTGGTCGAGCTAAACATAATGGACTACTATGACGTCTACAACGCCCTCTCTAAGGTATACGACAACCCGTACATTGCGGACATGAACTTTGACAACTTCGCCACCAAGGCGATTGACAAAATTCTAAAGGGTGAGTGATTTGGGCGATAAAAAACCGGGGGTAAGTAGCAGATGACGCAGGTACAGGCCGAGACGAAGGAGATCCCGCTATGGATGCCCCAGAAGAGCGTCGAGGAGCTCCAGAAGATAGAGGCAAAGAAGGCAAGGGAGCGTTTCCGCCTGTCCTTAAGGGATCAGCTCGAGTCGCTTTTGTTTGCCAGAACTAACAAGAAGATCTGGCACTCTATGCCCTTTTTCATAATGCACATCCTCGCTTGTTCTTATGCCGAGGTCTCCTCCATAGAGCTCGTTAGAGTCAGCAGCAGGACCAGATACGGAGCTATCACCAGGGTGATGAAGCGTATAGGCGCACTCGTTGACCTGGGAATAGAACTCCAAAGGGCGTGCGAGATATCGAGAAAGGATATGAAAACCCCTTACCTGAGGGACTTCCTCCAGCGCTTTTCGCAGATAGCCAAGATGGGAGAGGATATGATCACCTTCTTGACTAAGGAATACAATTCCTTTATGACCATGTATACCAGTGAGATGGAGAGGACGCTGACAAGACTCAAGAGATTCACGGAGGCCTACAGCGCAATACTGTCTTCCTCGGTGCTTATAGTCCTGATTCTGGTCTTTACGAGCGTGCTCTGGGGCGCAGGTGTGGAGGCCACTGGCTACGTCATGCCTGCGATCCTCGTTATTTACGCAATCTTCGCGTTTATCTTCTACGTCTCCTCGCCCTGTGCGAGGAGGATCTCTCCCCACTATTTGGAAAAGGATCTGGCAAGCACAATCAGGTTAAGCAGGCTTGTCTTGAAGATCACAGTCGGGGTCAACCTCCTCCTGATCATGATGCTGACTTTACAGCTGATCCCATTGGCAGTCGGGTCCCTCGGTGCTGCTCTTTCTGGCCTCCCCGCTCTCCTCATAGGTTATATGGGCCTCAAGAGAACCAGGGGAATGTCATCTTTAGACGAACGGTTTCCTGAGTTCGTGACGATGCTCACGACCTCGCTTTCAACGACCGGAACTTCCCTTACCTATGCTTTCAGGGAGATCTCAAGGCTCGACTTCGGTTCGCTGAGCCGCTTCATAAAGAAGATGTACTCGAGACTCGAGATCGGTATAGAAAAGGCAATTGCATGGGACGCACTTAAGAAAGAAATCTCCAGCGATCTGATATCCATTCACTCCGAGGCGATAGCAGAGGCAAACAGGCTTGGGGCACCGGCGAAACTTTACGGTCCGCTTATCGCAAACTCATCCCTCTTTTCACTGACGCTCAGGAGACGAGTTGAGGAAACCGCGGCCCTTATGAAGGGAATCGTGGTTCCAATGCATCCGATCCTTTGTGCGATAATGGGATTAATTATGGCCATCCTGACACAGTTCATAGCAATCTTCTCCCAGTTTGAGCAGCAGGGTCTCCCAGTCATATTTGCCACAGTGCCTTCGTTGGCATCTATAGAAGCGTACATATACATCGTCCTAGGAACACTCACTTTCGTCAACGCATTCGTACTGCACGAGATAGGTGGCGAGCAGGAGTTCGACCTCACCTTCTACCTCGGCCTGTTCATAACGACCGGATGGCTTACCTACTTCTTCTGCTTCACATCCGTCTCGGCGTATCTCGAGAGCATTGGCCTGGGGAGGATGATCAATATTATAGGAGCATGAGGTGGGTTAGATGGAGTCAATATCTTCTATAATGATGCTCGCAGCGATCGCAGCTGCGGTACTAATGGCCGCCTCTATCTTTCTGATGGTTTTGATTGACTTGGTTAGGACGCTTAGGGCGAAAAGTATGCCCAAAAACCCGTCTGTTGTCCCCGTTCAGTCCCAACCGACATCTGTAGCGCAGGCAACCACCGTTAATCCGACGGGAGAAAAGAGGCGGATCATATTCAGGCGCACCCTCTTTACCGTCTGGTTCAACAGGAGGGGGAGACCTTCAGGAACCATCAAAATTACCAGGGCAGAAGTCGACCCTTCCTCTGACGCAGCTGCTGCTCCATCTACAGGTGCTGTAATCGAGCCTCAGGCAGTCACAAATGTTGCTGCTGATACGGCTGCAGTTACTGCTGCGACCGACGCTGTCACATCTCCTGCATCTGCAGAGTCGCAGGATGCCGTCCCTCTTGCCAGCCCGCCGGATGCACCAGCAGATGCGCCCTCTGCCCCGGATGCAGCAGGGTCATCTGAGAAAGAACCGCCGCTCGTGCCCCCTCAGGCACCCGTGCCGCCCAGTCCAGCAACCGAAGGCCCCCCTCCTACGCCTTCCGCACAGGTTACTTCTTCTTCAACCATGGGCCCCATGCCCAAGCAGACGCCAGCAACCACTCTTGGGGTGGGCGAAGGAAAGCCGGAGGACGGTCCCACAACAGGAGAGCAAAACGGCGAAGCCGAATCACAGGGAGAGGCAGAGGTCAAGGTCAAGGTGAAGCCCATAGCCAGCCTCTCTGAGGCGAGAAAGATAATTGAGGAGAAGGCCAAGCGTTCGACCAGCGCCCCTGCGCCTCCTCCGGACGTTTCGGCCACTGATGATGTGGCCTCGCTGCTCGGAATACCTGCAGACAGTAACGTAAAGGGAGTTGAGAGTAAGCCCAAACCCCAGCCCCAACCGACACCGAAAATCTCGGATAAAAGCGGTTCCGTTTCATCTCCAGATCTGGAAGAGTCCAAGGTGCAAAATGGAGATGAAATAACGGCACGCTTCTCACCAGACGACCCTGCTGCACTGCTCGAGAGGAGGGATGCTTCGACAGAAGCCATGGATATCTCAAAGCAGCTCATTGAATTAAAAGATTCATTGTTAAAACTAGAAAAGAAGCTGAAGAGCCTGAAGCACGAAGAGGTGTGATTACTGCAGATTTTTTACTGGAATCACTTCGAATGAACTTTACCAACGTCACCATTCCAAAAGACAACTTATAAATAACTTCTTCAGCCATGTGTTAAAAGGTGTCGATAATGGTAGACTTTTTCGTGACTACAACCGACCAAGTTCCAGGCTACAGGGTGGTTAAGATACTTGGAATAGCAAGAGGTGCAACGGTAAGGGCAAAGCACCTTGGGAAGGACATTGTGGCCGGTCTGAGGAACATCGTAGGCGGAGAAGTGAAGGAGTATACAGAAATGCTCGCAGAGGCTAGAGACATCGCCCTTAATGGGATGGTGCAGAACGCGAAGGAGATGGGTGCTAACGGAGTCATCGGAGTGCGGTTTATGACCTCTTCTGTAGCTGCAGGCGCCGCGGAGGTCTTTGCCTACGGGACAGCGGTCATGCTCGAGAAAGAGTGATTGATTAATCACTTCATTTTTTACATGCGTTCCAAACTTCTGGGGATCATTTGCACTAAAGTTAAATCGGGTGAATTCCGACCTTTGCTTCTGCCCTGCTTTCCGCCAAATGGAACCGATGCGATCTTGCCAAAATGCTATATGCCTGTTTCATACAGAAAGAGTTCTGCATTAGATGTTTTTTAGGGAATTGCCTTTTTAAATGGAATTTTGTATTGTATTTTACAGGAGATCAGAATTTCATTCGTTTTTTGCCGGAATTGTTTGAATCGCCTCAACCCAAAACCCTAAATCCTCCCCGTGCAGAGTAGTATCAGGTGCAGCAGATGCCCAGGCGGAAGACGAGAAAGTCGCTTAAGAAGATAATCGACGAGGCTGAGGAGCAGGCAGAAAAGAGGGAACTCTCCTTGGGGCGCCCGCTGGTCGAGGAGATCGACGACCTAGTCTGGCACGAGGACGAGATCGTCATATACTCCCCCACGATGATAGACCTCCCGGCAAAGGTCTTCAAGATGATGGCAGGGGGGCTCAAGCGCCGCGGCTTCAAGGTCTACAGGCAGAAGGGCGTCGAGCTCAGGAACGACCGCCTGGTAAAGACGGACAGGTACATCGTAGAGGGCGAGGGGGCAGCCGAGGAAGCTGCGATCTGCGCGAAGCTGAACAACCTCTCGATTGTCGAGTCTTGCTGAATGCAATGAAGTAAGGCACAAAATACTGATTAAATTTTTGACACACACTAATTTAAATTATATCATTTAATTCAGAATTTGTCGATCAAAAAGTTCCTGTGCGGCCAATCTTTCAGTTAATGATCTGTTGAAGAGAGTTTTGGGCGCTCGCTTCTAAGACACCCGCCTCATTTCTTTTAATTTTATTTCCTTCTTCTTTCTTTCCACCCTCTCCCATCTTGTTCAGCCTGAATATGCTTCTTTTCCAAAACTGATGGCAACAGTTCACTCCAGTGTATTAACGTCTAGCGAATTTTAGCCGTGAGCATTTTAAAATAAGCGAAAGGGGCGTATGCATATTGGATCGAACCAGCGCAACGGCAACAAAGCCGGGAGTTGCACCGTGAGCATGATGGGCGACGTCTGGAAACAGCATGCACAGAACGTGCAGCGGAATGAGGTACCAGCGTTAACACGAGCACCAGAAACCGGAGGCGGACGGGAAGAAAAAAAGAGGTCTTGATAGAATGAGCCTGACACAGAGGAACCAGAAGGGGAGCATGGCGAACGGCGGGTAGCGAAGTCAAAGCAAAGCGAAGGAAACGGGGGGCGCACAGGAGAGGAAAATAAAAAGCAGGTTGCCGCGCGGGAAGGATCGCCCGGCGTCGTGGGCAGATGGGAAAAGGAGGGGAAGAGGACGATACGCGGCCACTCATGGATGCATAGCACGGTAAGGACATGTCAACGCCGGATTTCAAACCGTAACTACCCATGGGGAAGGAGGTAAGGCAGGGGGGAGTAGAGCATTATAGAGTAAAGTAAAACGGGGCGACAGAGCCGGCCGAAGCTGAACCGCCTCGGGACGGATGTATCTGAACACTTTCGCTTGCCCATAAATCCATGAAAGAGTTTTTAAATCCCCTTCTTGGATAACTTTGGGAAGGTGTATCCGTTGGAAGAGCACAAGATGGCGCGCCTAGTAGCGCTCCTCCTCCGGGTTGAGTTCGACCTCGAGGAGGTCTCCGACGCGGTGCTGGAGGAGGCGAAGAGGGCGACTGGGAGCACCCTCGGCTTCGTCGGGACTATAGACCCGAAGACGGGAGCGCTCGTCGGGCACACGACAAGGAAAGTGCCTGGGTGCGCGGTGCAGGGCGTCCCGGCGAGGGAGCCCGTGGCCCTTAAACCGGGTTCGGACGGGAAGTACCCTGCCCTGCTGGGACATGCATTGAACACGAAGATCCCGTTCTACACGAACTCGCCTGGGGAGCACCCAGCCTCGAAGGGGACGCCCGCGGGGCACGTCCCGATAAGGCAGTTCCTCGCCGTGCCCGTGTCGATGGACGCCCACTTCCTGCCGATGGGCCTGATCGCGTTGGCCAACCCGGAGAAAGGCGAGTACAACGGGGACGACCTCGAGCACGTCTGCAGGGTTGCCTACTTCTTTGCCCTGGCGCTCCAGAGGAGGCTCCTCGAGGACGCGGTCAGGAGGAGCAGGGACCGCTACATGGGCCTCTTCGAGGGGGCGCCGGTACCGCTGTTCGTCATAAGGGAGGACGGGGTCTTCGAAATGGTCAACAGGACGTTCTGCGCGCTCACGGGCTACACAAAGGAGGATATCGAGGGGAAGAGTAGCTGGCAGGAGTTCGTCCACCCGGAGGACCTGGAGAGGTTGCGCGGCTACCGGAGGAGGCGGCTCGCTGGTGAGGAAGCGCCCAATTCCTACGAGGTGAAGGTGATGAGGAAGGACGGTACCGTAGTCGAGTGTCAGCTGTACATAGTGTCACAGAAGGGCGGCGAGATATTGGGCGCGCTGGCGGACCTCACCGAGGTGAAGAGAGCCAAGAGGGAGCTGGAGAGGGCCAATAAAGAGCTCGAGAAGTACTCGGAGCATCTCAAGGAGCTCGTGGAGGAGAAGACCCGCGAGTTGGTGG encodes:
- a CDS encoding chemotaxis protein CheX, whose product is MLQDSFFMNTAIIDLSGDGLRRLESALEEFCSVRLNGECKVIRKFEVKSFLKSLNLNEDYYYVGILSKFKDFNAYIMMIMDTASADEFISRMTGKHLYLLDEFNESALQELANVTVGILSSQLSKGLGRRVDYSIPTTAVDFPSALLDLLLAEISESESTKCIEISFTSNSLPIFTKMLVFGDS
- a CDS encoding chemotaxis protein CheD, with protein sequence MAVILYDPEENLGGIVHAMLPCPKGMVSSPMKYVDMGVCTLIDEMILSGADQKRLVAALIGGGTIFNFGGELAIGKKNVEAAKSVLRLKCIPIVVEETGGRRGRSVVFDASSGEAFVAVSNPPLLVGYELLGEVKGSTR
- a CDS encoding protein-glutamate O-methyltransferase CheR — its product is MQPPVSDDDLKRIMTLIKDRGFSVDAYKPDFLKRRIYARMISTRSPAASDYLLFLKKNADEAVTLLDNCSINVSEFFRDPPVWTKVTELIAEKVREKTGAGNRCSIRIWSAACSCGEEPYTIAMAVKEASRRMPFITIDARIHATDVDKDAIKKGVEGRYRECSVKSIPAELRERYLKREGDFYSVVEPLRQMVKFREHNIIEDPPLMYFDFIFCRNLLIYFSLNAQKRVIENFCTSLFKGGFLVLGMNEAVPTGISCLKPLDTKSRIYVKV
- a CDS encoding archaellin/type IV pilin N-terminal domain-containing protein, with the translated sequence MAKRMNRKGLTGIETAIIVIAFVIAASVFAFAVLNMGLLTTQKAQDAIVSGVSQAQSSLKITSVYAFSDSEGSDAKVKQIAILVQPSGTASVDFTAEKIAISYKNDLMAIPDVYEGSAANVFINKTTFTNATYDGDLAKLATISQNCLVVEIQGDGDMLLEAGEVFAVYLNLANVDSDNAPLGVYKHFTTEIVPGSGSKLTFTGTMPASILKVMVLTGS
- a CDS encoding ATPase domain-containing protein is translated as MADMQKQSMVRLGTGELDRLIGGIPMPSMNLIEGENDTGKSVFAQDVAWGALMSGFTVRYITTEMTVESLVSQMESLSFNASPFFIKGIFKITAFHAKGINWDESIASNYLTVMLNFIKKKGDANVVIFDSLTYIATHSSEKDLLNFLSELRNYVDQRGRIVFVTIHPFAFDSNLLIRIRSICDGHMVFKVKTLPSNETARTLEILKLRGAAKATNNLCTFKVEPGLGIRVLPFTQVKA
- a CDS encoding type II/IV secretion system ATPase subunit; amino-acid sequence: MAGVQLQFKPSLSRDLRLLKKFSIIYPASDNIFIHVFKGVRDAYGKYRPIEPRLPPDKKDLIDRTEVLLASMINDKTAQQIAEKREAMLKELFEEVVKIEGSPIPSGKKGRTPSPMVLNRDLYERLKYEIMTDKIGMGPIEPLIKDPYIEDISCDGVGPVFVEHKIFGPMTTTIEFKTVQDLDTFVVKVCEKIGRPVSPRRPIVDASLLDGSRLNVVFGTDVSRRGSNFTIRKFSKIPLSITQLVKFGTLDARMAAYLWMMLESGMSMFICGETASGKTTTLNAITVFIRPNAKVITIEDTPEVYIPHPNWVSECTRRGESESSSVELFDLLKSALRQRPNYIIVGEIRGREGNIAFQAIQTGHPVISTFHAASMQKLIQRITGDPINIPAAYVDNLNVVLFQSSVKSPKTGKFERRVTGICEIIGIDPVEKSYNFIEIFSWDPVTDTHTFRGVGNSYLLEYKVAPAKGLSPKDARKIYNELELRTYIIKKLVELNIMDYYDVYNALSKVYDNPYIADMNFDNFATKAIDKILKGE